The Malus domestica chromosome 06, GDT2T_hap1 genome has a segment encoding these proteins:
- the LOC103437908 gene encoding probable UDP-arabinopyranose mutase 2: MAQYSKVAPTPLLKDELDIVIPTIRNLDFLEMWRPFFQQYHLIIVQDGDPSKVIKVPEGFDYELYNRNDINRILGPKASCISFKDSACRCFGYMVSKKKYIFTIDDDCFVAKDPSGKDINALEQHIKNLLSPSTPFFFNTLYDPYREGADFVRGYPFSLREGVPTAVSHGLWLNIPDYDAPTQLVKPRERNTRFVDAVLTIPKGTLFPMCGMNLAFDRELIGPAMYFGLMGDGQPIGRYDDMWAGWCMKVICDHLGLGVKTGLPYIWHSKASNPFVNLKKEYKGIYWQEELIPFFQSATLPKDCTTVQGCYLELSKQVKAKLGKVDEYFVKLADAMVTWVEAWDELNPVEGKAVEANKVVAK; encoded by the exons ATGGCGCAGTACAGCAAGGTCGCCCCGACCCCTCTTCTGAAAGACGAGCTCGACATCGTCATCCCCACCATCCGAAACCTCGATTTCCTCGAGATGTGGAGGCCCTTCTTCCAGCAGTACCACCTCATCATCGTCCAGGACGGCGACCCGTCGAAGGTGATCAAGGTCCCGGAGGGGTTCGACTACGAGCTCTACAACCGCAATGACATCAACCGGATTCTGGGTCCCAAGGCGTCCTGCATCTCCTTCAAGGACTCTGCTTGCAGATGCTTCGGCTACATGGTCTCCAAGAAGAAGTACATCTTCACCATCGACGACGATTGCTTT GTTGCCAAAGATCCTTCTGGCAAAGATATCAATGCACTTGAGCAGCATATCAAGAACCTTCTGTCTCCGTCAACTCCATTTTTCTTCAACACCCTGTACGACCCATACCGTGAAGGTGCAGATTTCGTTCGTGGATACCCCTTCAGTCTACGTGAAGGCGTCCCAACCGCTGTTTCTCATGGCCTTTGGCTCAACATTCCGGACTATGATGCTCCCACCCAGCTTGTTAAGCCCCGAGAGAGAAACACCAG GTTTGTGGATGCAGTCCTGACCATTCCCAAGGGAACTCTTTTCCCCATGTGCGGCATGAATCTGGCATTCGACCGTGAGTTGATTGGACCTGCTATGTACTTTGGACTCATGGGTGATGGTCAGCCAATCGGGCGCTACGACGACATGTGGGCTGGCTGGTGCATGAAG GTTATTTGTGACCACTTGGGGTTGGGAGTGAAGACAGGATTGCCCTACATCTGGCATAGCAAGGCAAGCAACCCATTTGTGAACCTTAAGAAGGAATACAAAGGAATCTACTGGCAAGAGGAGTTGATCCCGTTTTTCCAGTCCGCCACCCTCCCAAAGGATTGCACCACCGTTCAGGGCTGCTACCTTGAACTCTCCAAGCAAGTCAAGGCCAAACTTGGCAAGGTCGATGAGTACT